A genomic window from Gossypium hirsutum isolate 1008001.06 chromosome D12, Gossypium_hirsutum_v2.1, whole genome shotgun sequence includes:
- the LOC107945712 gene encoding probable E3 ubiquitin-protein ligase RHG1A: MQNQGQGSSSNSSPGNSGFNGGLGTRQHPTFRPSAENIGVNPNNGHIAVAPTGPGQVTGSGPLQRNIDLNVEDSEENLAQFLSLDLLRTLNASGDDQIPTSGGGSSSPVMIHSGSAGYVVEENISRVGLPTDAQRRLLCKRRPPENNVIINTLNGANSVHTGTHSAAPVAAPPTVQVGQIDYFQRNTRFRPTVNQQNPGPVNLWQWNSNYSNLQQPTGHQRPAFSSYGHFSSPQLPVMVNQAMLQQPTVGAPNTNPLQAPHQPPQYWNGATMSPFAPSPVMIPPANMQLQANMNLLNGNAGFPGNIAASSRTQAGSGMHTPFSSMGYPQLNVAEQYGQRQQHLADRSEAWRMANYGPIHYDHYGAPSTVRDMDALMRGGNPRPAQFPQRLGAIAERQAGHHSRVSLSPIPLSQFAAQRRRRLLYQVRNYLRLLRRAGNLRLEDAMLLGRSYLNRMRDLDENNDEMRVDVDNMSYEELLDLEEQIGDVSTGLSEETIMANLRRRKYQPITVQPPAEAEPCCICQEDYVNGEELGKLDCGHDFHFNCIKQWLLQKNSCPVCKKTALAI; this comes from the exons ATGCAAAACCAAGGTCAAGGCAGTAGCTCAAATTCTTCCCCAGGGAACTCTGGCTTCAATGGCGGTCTTGGCACCAGACAACACCCCACCTTTAGACCTTCTGCAGAGAACATTGGGGTGAACCCCAATAATGGTCATATCGCCGTTGCTCCAACGGGTCCAGGCCAAGTCACCGGTTCTGGTCCTCTCCAGCGTAACATAGACCTGAATGTTGAAGACAGTGAGGAGAATTTGGCACAGTTCCTATCCTTGGACCTTCTTAGAACATTAAATGCCTCGGGTGATGATCAAATCCCAACCTCTGGTGGTGGTTCCTCCAGCCCAGTCATGATTCATTCAGGAAGTGCGGGATATGTTGTAGAAGAGAACATCAGCCGAGTTGGTCTTCCAACTGATGCTCAAAGAAGGCTTTTATGCAAAAGAAGACCACCCGAAAACAATGTCATCATCAACACCCTAAATGGAGCCAATTCCGTCCATACTGGCACTCATTCAGCTGCACCTGTGGCTGCTCCCCCGACAGTACAGGTTGGACAAATCGACTACTTTCAAAGAAATACTCGTTTCAGACCAACTGTGAATCAACAAAACCCAGGGCCAGTGAACTTGTGGCAGTGGAACTCAAACTATTCCAATTTACAACAACCAACTGGTCATCAACGACCAGCATTTTCATCGTATGGTCACTTTAGCTCACCACAACTTCCAGTTATGGTAAATCAAGCCATGTTGCAGCAGCCTACTGTAGGAGCCCCTAACACTAATCCGTTGCAAGCTCCTCATCAGCCTCCCCAATATTGGAATGGGGCAACCATGTCGCCATTTGCTCCTTCACCTGTGATGATTCCCCCTGCAAACATGCAACTGCAAGCAAACATGAACTTGCTCAATGGGAACGCAGGCTTTCCTGGGAACATTGCTGCTTCTTCGAGAACCCAAGCAGGTTCAGGCATGCATACACCATTTTCGTCCATGGGGTACCCTCAACTAAATGTGGCTGAACAATATGGACAGAGACAGCAACACTTGGCCGACCGCTCTGAGGCCTGGAGGATGGCGAATTATGGCCCAATACATTATGATCATTATGGTGCTCCTTCTACTGTTCGAGACATGGACGCCTTAATGAGAGGCGGTAATCCTAGGCCTGCTCAATTTCCACAAAGGTTGGGAGCCATTGCTGAGAGACAAGCTGGTCATCATTCTCGAGTCTCACTCTCGCCTATACCATTATCCCAATTTGCCGCTCAAAGAAGAAGAAGGCTGCTATATCAG GTTCGCAATTACTTGCGACTTTTACGTAGGGCCGGTAACTTACGACTTGAG GATGCAATGCTGCTCGGTCGTTCATATTTGAATAGAATGCGTGACTTGGACGAGAATAATGATGAGATGCGGGTTGATGTTGATAATATGTCTTATGAG GAACTACTGGACCTGGAAGAGCAAATTGGGGATGTTAGCACTGGGCTAAGCGAGGAAACTATTATGGCTAATCTGAGGAGACGAAAATATCAGCCCATCACAGTCCAACCTCCTGCCGAAGCTGAACCATGCTGTATCTGTCAG GAGGACTATGTTAATGGAGAAGAGCTTGGTAAGCTGGACTGTGGTCATGACTTTCACTTCAATTGCATTAAGCAATGGCTCTTGCAGAAGAATTCGTGCCCCGTTTGCAAGAAGACAGCTTTGGCTATTTGA
- the LOC107945713 gene encoding transcription factor SPATULA, with the protein MVPLMIKTVKFEICPRQEGLEALVDEAPPKSAPSRSSSKRNRAAEVHDLSEKRRRSRINEKMKALQNLVPNANKTDKASMLDEVIEYLKHLQLQVRILSMRNGLSMHPMCLAGVPQPVQFSQTRIDTNASFTVSATQETQAQMVFDIPNQCRSSNPELVLDLPNMISSNTSVGLEFWNQSRPMDHFR; encoded by the exons ATGGTACCACTGATGATCAAGACTGTGAAA TTTGAAATTTGTCCTAGGCAAGAGGGTCTTGAAGCATTGGTTGATGAGGCACCGCCAAAGTCAGCACCATCTCGTAGTTCCTCAAAAAGAAACAGAGCAGCCGAGGTTCATGATTTGTCTGAAAAG AGGAGGAGGAGTAGGATTAATGAGAAAATGAAAGCATTGCAAAACCTTGTTCCAAATGCCAACAAG ACAGATAAAGCTTCGATGCTCGATGAAGTTATTGAATACTTGAAGCACCTTCAGCTTCAAGTTCGG ATACTATCAATGAGAAATGGATTAAGCATGCATCCCATGTGCTTGGCTGGAGTTCCGCAACCAGTCCAGTTTTCCCAAACAAGAATCGACACGAATGCGTCATTCACGGTGTCAGCAACTCAAGAAACCCAGGCGCAGATGGTTTTTGACATACCAAACCAATGCAGATCCTCAAACCCTGAATTGGTGCTCGACCTGCCAAACATGATTTCTTCAAATACATCGGTGGGACTGGAATTTTGGAACCAATCCAGGCCCATGGACCATTTCAGGTAA
- the LOC107945714 gene encoding nicotinate phosphoribosyltransferase 2 isoform X2 — translation MQAGGRILFITMEARASQNAGRVMDGPTNPMVTPLLTDLYQFTMAYAYWKAGKHNERAVFDLYFRKNPFGGEFTVFAGLEECIKLIANFKLTEEEVSFIHKSLPGSCEEGFLNYLREIDCSDVEVYAISEGTVVFPKVPLLRLEGPVAVVQLLETPVLNLVNFASLVTTNAARHRLVAGQSKMLFEFGLRRAQGPDGAIGASKYCYIGGFDATSNVAAGRLFGIPLRGTHSHAFVSSFMSPDEILERSLCSSDGSSTCEDFVTLVHSWLSKIQWLKSLGGIFGETNQSELAAFISYALAFPNNFLALVDTYDVIRSGVPNFCAVALALSDLGYRAVGIRLDSGDLAYLSSEARKIFHTIEKELGVPGFGKMIITASNDLNEETLDAIRKQGHEVDCFGIGTYLVTCYAQAALGCVFKLVEINNQPRIKLSEDVSKVSIPCKKRCYRLYGKEGYSLVDIMTGENEPCPKVGERILCRHPFSESQRAYVVPKRVEELLKCYWPGKSGKVREELPALKDIRDHCIKQLEQMRPDHIRRLNPTPYKVSVSAKLYDFIHFLWLNEAPVGELQ, via the exons ATGCAGGCGGGCGGAAGGATTTTATTTATTACAATGGAGGCCAGAGCGAGTCAAAATGCGGGTCGGGTCATGGACGGCCCAACCAATCCCATGGTCACCCCTCTTCTTACCGATCTTTATCAGTTCACCATGGCTTACGCTTATTGGAAAGCCGGCAAACACAATGAACGAGCCGT GTTCGATCTATATTTCCGAAAGAACCCGTTTGGTGGTGAATTTACAGTGTTTGCTGGTTTGGAAGAATGCATAAAGCTCATTGCTAATTTCAAGTTAACTGAGGAAGAGGTCTCCTTTATCCATAAAAGCTTGCCTGGTTCATGTGAG GAAGGCTTTTTGAATTATTTAAGAGAAATAGACTGCTCTGATGTTGAAGTGTATGCTATTTCAGAGGGAACAGTTGTTTTCCCAAAGGTTCCCCTACTTAGACTTGAAGGGCCAGTCGCT GTGGTTCAATTGCTGGAGACTCCAGTTCTGAACCTTGTGAATTTTGCATCCTTAGTGACTACAAATGCGGCTAGACATAGACTTGTTGCTGGACAATCTAAAATGTTGTTTGAGTTTGGGCTTCGAAGGGCTCAG GGACCTGATGGAGCTATAGGGGCATCAAAGTATTGCTATATTGGAGGTTTTGATGCAACAAG CAATGTTGCAGCTGGGAGGTTATTCGGTATACCTCTTCGTGGGACACATTCTCATGCTTTTGTTAGCTCATTTATG AGCCCTGATGAAATCCTGGAAAGATCTCTATGTAGCTCTGATGGTTCAAGTACTTGTGAGGACTTTGTCACTCTTGTTCATTCATGGTTAAGCAAAATACAG TGGTTGAAATCACTTGGTGGCATTTTTGGAGAGACCAATCAGAGTGAATTAGCAGCTTTTATATCATATGCTTTGGCATTTCCTAACAACTTTCTTGCTCTTGTAGATACATATGAT GTAATAAGGAGTGGAGTCCCCAACTTTTGTGCAGTTGCTTTGGCACTTAGTGACTTGGG GTATAGAGCAGTTGGCATTAGATTGGACTCTGGTGACCTAGCGTACTTGTCTAGTGAAGCCCGAAAGATCTTTCATACAATTGAGAAAGAACTTGGGGTTCCTGGTTTTGGAAAGATGATCATTACTGCTAGTAATGATTTAAATGAAGAAACTTTGGATGCGATAAGAAAGCAG GGTCATGAGGTGGATTGTTTTGGAATAGGAACCTATTTGGTAACTTGCTATGCACAAGCCGCTTTAGGCTGTGTCTTCAAGCTTGTTGAGATCAATAATCAACCACGCATCAAACTTTCAGAGGATGTATCTAAG GTCTCTATACCATGCAAAAAAAGATGTTACAGATTATATGGCAAAGAAGGATATTCCCTGGTAGACATAATGACAGGGGAAAATGAACCATGTCCAAAG GTTGGAGAACGAATCCTATGCCGTCACCCTTTTAGTGAATCCCAAAGAGCATATGTGGTACCAAAGCGTGTGGAGGAGCTTCTTAAGTGTTACTGGCCTGGAAAATCAG GTAAAGTAAGGGAAGAGTTACCAGCTCTGAAGGACATTAGGGACCATTGCATCAAACAGCTTGAGCAAATGAGGcctgatcacatcaggagattaAACCCAACACCATACAAG GTGAGCGTAAGTGCAAAACTGTATGATTTCATCCATTTCCTATGGCTCAATGAGGCTCCTGTCGGGGAGCTGCAGTGA
- the LOC107945714 gene encoding nicotinate phosphoribosyltransferase 2 isoform X1: MQAGGRILFITMEARASQNAGRVMDGPTNPMVTPLLTDLYQFTMAYAYWKAGKHNERAVFDLYFRKNPFGGEFTVFAGLEECIKLIANFKLTEEEVSFIHKSLPGSCEEGFLNYLREIDCSDVEVYAISEGTVVFPKVPLLRLEGPVAVVQLLETPVLNLVNFASLVTTNAARHRLVAGQSKMLFEFGLRRAQGPDGAIGASKYCYIGGFDATSNVAAGRLFGIPLRGTHSHAFVSSFMSPDEILERSLCSSDGSSTCEDFVTLVHSWLSKIQWLKSLGGIFGETNQSELAAFISYALAFPNNFLALVDTYDVIRSGVPNFCAVALALSDLGYRAVGIRLDSGDLAYLSSEARKIFHTIEKELGVPGFGKMIITASNDLNEETLDAIRKQGHEVDCFGIGTYLVTCYAQAALGCVFKLVEINNQPRIKLSEDVSKVSIPCKKRCYRLYGKEGYSLVDIMTGENEPCPKVGERILCRHPFSESQRAYVVPKRVEELLKCYWPGKSGKVREELPALKDIRDHCIKQLEQMRPDHIRRLNPTPYKVQSNDSNRVGGASLT; the protein is encoded by the exons ATGCAGGCGGGCGGAAGGATTTTATTTATTACAATGGAGGCCAGAGCGAGTCAAAATGCGGGTCGGGTCATGGACGGCCCAACCAATCCCATGGTCACCCCTCTTCTTACCGATCTTTATCAGTTCACCATGGCTTACGCTTATTGGAAAGCCGGCAAACACAATGAACGAGCCGT GTTCGATCTATATTTCCGAAAGAACCCGTTTGGTGGTGAATTTACAGTGTTTGCTGGTTTGGAAGAATGCATAAAGCTCATTGCTAATTTCAAGTTAACTGAGGAAGAGGTCTCCTTTATCCATAAAAGCTTGCCTGGTTCATGTGAG GAAGGCTTTTTGAATTATTTAAGAGAAATAGACTGCTCTGATGTTGAAGTGTATGCTATTTCAGAGGGAACAGTTGTTTTCCCAAAGGTTCCCCTACTTAGACTTGAAGGGCCAGTCGCT GTGGTTCAATTGCTGGAGACTCCAGTTCTGAACCTTGTGAATTTTGCATCCTTAGTGACTACAAATGCGGCTAGACATAGACTTGTTGCTGGACAATCTAAAATGTTGTTTGAGTTTGGGCTTCGAAGGGCTCAG GGACCTGATGGAGCTATAGGGGCATCAAAGTATTGCTATATTGGAGGTTTTGATGCAACAAG CAATGTTGCAGCTGGGAGGTTATTCGGTATACCTCTTCGTGGGACACATTCTCATGCTTTTGTTAGCTCATTTATG AGCCCTGATGAAATCCTGGAAAGATCTCTATGTAGCTCTGATGGTTCAAGTACTTGTGAGGACTTTGTCACTCTTGTTCATTCATGGTTAAGCAAAATACAG TGGTTGAAATCACTTGGTGGCATTTTTGGAGAGACCAATCAGAGTGAATTAGCAGCTTTTATATCATATGCTTTGGCATTTCCTAACAACTTTCTTGCTCTTGTAGATACATATGAT GTAATAAGGAGTGGAGTCCCCAACTTTTGTGCAGTTGCTTTGGCACTTAGTGACTTGGG GTATAGAGCAGTTGGCATTAGATTGGACTCTGGTGACCTAGCGTACTTGTCTAGTGAAGCCCGAAAGATCTTTCATACAATTGAGAAAGAACTTGGGGTTCCTGGTTTTGGAAAGATGATCATTACTGCTAGTAATGATTTAAATGAAGAAACTTTGGATGCGATAAGAAAGCAG GGTCATGAGGTGGATTGTTTTGGAATAGGAACCTATTTGGTAACTTGCTATGCACAAGCCGCTTTAGGCTGTGTCTTCAAGCTTGTTGAGATCAATAATCAACCACGCATCAAACTTTCAGAGGATGTATCTAAG GTCTCTATACCATGCAAAAAAAGATGTTACAGATTATATGGCAAAGAAGGATATTCCCTGGTAGACATAATGACAGGGGAAAATGAACCATGTCCAAAG GTTGGAGAACGAATCCTATGCCGTCACCCTTTTAGTGAATCCCAAAGAGCATATGTGGTACCAAAGCGTGTGGAGGAGCTTCTTAAGTGTTACTGGCCTGGAAAATCAG GTAAAGTAAGGGAAGAGTTACCAGCTCTGAAGGACATTAGGGACCATTGCATCAAACAGCTTGAGCAAATGAGGcctgatcacatcaggagattaAACCCAACACCATACAAG GTACAAAGTAATGATTCCAATCGAGTTGGAGGAGCTTCTTTAACATAG
- the LOC107945716 gene encoding uncharacterized protein, protein MPGDLAKTDSEASSLSQSSPPRSPRRQMYYVQSPSRDSHDGEKTTNSFNSTPVLSPTHSHSNSSLGPHSSRESSSTRLSKHHGSRKPRTNKQSWKEFDAIEEEALLDGEAAHHALHRRRCYFLSFLVGFFVLFTTFSLILWGASRPQKPKITMKSISFNEFVVQAGADFSGVSTEMVSMNCTVKLTYRNTATFFGVHVTSTPLHLSYSQLTVATGSIHKFYQSRKSQRALIVMMEGSHIPLYGGGASLASLNGAPTQPVPLTLDFMVRSRAYVLGKLVKPKFYKRIQCWVTMDPKKMSKAISLKNKCSYS, encoded by the exons ATGCCGGGTGATCTGGCCAAGACAGACTCCGAGGCGAGCAGCCTAAGTCAATCATCGCCACCAAGGTCCCCTCGTCGACAAATGTACTACGTTCAGAGTCCATCAAGGGATTCCCATGATGGTGAAAAGACTACCAACTCCTTCAACTCCACCCCGGTGCTCAGCCCCACCCATTCTCACTCCAACTCTTCCTTAGGCCCTCATTCTTCCCGCGAGTCTTCTTCCACCCGCCTCTCAAAACACCATGGATCTCGCAAGCCTCGCACCAATAAGCAGTCATGGAAAGAGTTCGACGCCATTGAAGAAGAAGCTTTGCTTGACGGTGAAGCTGCCCATCATGCCCTACACCGTCGACGTTGCTATTTCCTCTCCTTTCTTGTTGGCTTCTTCGTGCTTTTCACTACGTTTTCCTTGATCCTATGGGGCGCTAGTAGACCTCAGAAACCTAAAATCACCatgaag AGCATTTCGTTCAATGAATTTGTGGTACAAGCTGGTGCAGATTTCTCAGGGGTGAGTACTGAAATGGTGTCGATGAACTGCACAGTGAAGCTCACATATCGAAACACAGCTACATTTTTTGGGGTTCATGTAACATCAACACCCTTACATCTCTCTTACTCTCAGCTCACAGTGGCCACTGGATCG ATACACAAATTTTATCAATCAAGAAAGAGCCAAAGAGCATTGATTGTGATGATGGAAGGGAGTCATATTCCGTTGTATGGAGGGGGAGCTAGCTTGGCTAGTCTCAATGGTGCACCCACTCAACCTGTGCCATTGACACTTGACTTCATGGTTCGTTCCAGAGCTTATGTTTTGGGAAAGTTGGTGAAGCCCAAGTTCTATAAAAGAATTCAATGTTGGGTTACCATGGACCCCAAAAAGATGAGTAAAGCTATTTCACTAAAAAACAAATGCAGTTACAGCTAA
- the LOC107945717 gene encoding mitogen-activated protein kinase kinase kinase 20, translated as MEWVRGDRIGCGSFGTVNLVAPGKYFPKYPLMAVKSCATIDSVSLKNEKEVFDQLGFCPQIIRCFGDDYTVENGEKVYNLFLEYAQKGSLADQVKRNGGNLTEPDVRRYVRSILRGLSFVHAKGFAHCDIKLQNILLFGNGDVKIADFGLAKRRGEKQGRMEIRGTPLNIAPESVNGNDYDSAVDIWALGCAIVEMFTGKPAWNFKPGTNLAALLIRIGVGDELPGIPQELSEEGKDFLGKCFVKDPDNRWTAEMLLHHPLMAGEEEESTSPNCYFDELSESPRCHFDFPDWVSTQSTASSQSIFQENSRIGYSFSSHSLSTSDRIRELACDEAPSWLVSESWITVRKVV; from the coding sequence ATGGAGTGGGTTCGCGGGGATAGGATTGGATGTGGAAGTTTCGGCACTGTGAATTTGGTGGCTcctggaaaatattttccaaaatatcCTTTAATGGCTGTTAAGTCTTGTGCAACCATCGACTCTGTTTCTCTCAAGAACGAGAAGGAAGTGTTTGATCAACTTGGTTTTTGCCCGCAAATCATCCGTTGCTTTGGTGACGATTACACTGTTGAGAATGGGGAGAAGGTTTATAATCTGTTCTTGGAGTACGCTCAGAAAGGAAGCTTGGCCGATCAGGTCAAGAGAAATGGTGGAAACTTGACGGAACCCGATGTTAGAAGATACGTTAGGTCCATACTTAGAGGGCTAAGCTTCGTTCACGCCAAAGGGTTCGCTCACTGTGATATTAAGCTTCAAAATATTCTTTTGTTTGGGAATGGCGATGTGAAGATAGCTGATTTTGGATTAGCAAAGAGAAGAGGAGAAAAACAGGGGAGGATGGAAATCAGGGGAACTCCTTTGAATATCGCACCAGAGTCTGTTAATGGAAACGATTATGATTCAGCAGTGGATATATGGGCACTTGGATGCGCCATTGTTGAGATGTTTACTGGGAAACCAGCCTGGAATTTCAAACCAGGAACCAACCTGGCTGCTTTGTTGATTCGAATTGGGGTTGGTGATGAATTGCCCGGAATCCCTCAAGAGTTATCGGAGGAAGGAAAAGATTTTCTTGGAAAATGCTTCGTTAAGGATCCCGACAACAGATGGACGGCTGAGATGCTCCTCCATCATCCTTTAATGGCTGGTGAAGAAGAAGAATCAACGTCTCCAAATTGTTATTTTGATGAACTTTCAGAATCACCGAGATGCCATTTCGATTTCCCAGACTGGGTTTCAACTCAATCAACAGCTTCTTCTCAATCGATTTTCCAAGAAAATTCAAGGATCGGGTATTCGTTTTCCAGTCACAGTTTATCAACTTCGGATCGGATTCGTGAATTGGCTTGTGATGAGGCACCCAGTTGGTTAGTTTCAGAGAGCTGGATCACCGTGAGAAAAGTTGTTTAA